Proteins from a genomic interval of Flammeovirgaceae bacterium SG7u.111:
- a CDS encoding AraC family ligand binding domain-containing protein has protein sequence MSFEIKDKTAPKEGIKISPFRKNIRKTNPHKHNSYFEIVYLTGGKGVHTIDMQEFDIAPPICFVVRKEQVHFWNILSEPEGFVLIIKKAFIDSCLDKEILQLVSKISAFPCIYPKQDGIVEQIFQLLMRIKG, from the coding sequence ATGAGCTTTGAAATAAAAGATAAAACAGCACCGAAGGAGGGTATTAAAATTTCTCCATTCAGGAAGAATATTAGGAAAACGAACCCTCATAAACATAATAGCTATTTTGAGATTGTATATCTGACTGGTGGGAAAGGCGTGCATACAATAGATATGCAGGAGTTTGATATAGCGCCTCCCATTTGTTTTGTAGTTCGAAAAGAACAAGTTCATTTTTGGAATATACTTTCTGAGCCAGAAGGTTTTGTCCTCATTATTAAAAAGGCATTTATCGATTCGTGCTTGGATAAGGAAATTTTGCAATTGGTTTCGAAAATCAGCGCGTTTCCATGTATTTACCCAAAGCAAGACGGTATAGTCGAGCAGATTTTTCAACTCCTAATGCGAATCAAGGGTTAA
- a CDS encoding GNAT family N-acetyltransferase, with protein MIEPKKEGKIKEITAEQTWPLRQEVMWPNKPLDYVKVEGDDSAKHFGLFVENELVSVVSLFEKGEKLQFRKFATKVTFQGKGYGSQLLHYLIEQAKGKSEAVLFCNARKEKTAFYEKFGLACTSQTFQKGGIDYVIMERSIG; from the coding sequence ATGATAGAGCCAAAAAAAGAGGGTAAAATTAAAGAAATAACAGCAGAACAAACATGGCCATTAAGGCAAGAAGTGATGTGGCCAAACAAACCCTTGGACTATGTGAAAGTTGAAGGAGATGACTCTGCCAAGCACTTTGGCTTATTTGTAGAAAACGAGTTGGTTTCGGTGGTTTCTTTGTTTGAGAAAGGGGAAAAATTGCAGTTTAGAAAGTTTGCAACCAAGGTGACTTTTCAGGGAAAAGGCTACGGAAGCCAATTGCTTCACTACTTGATAGAGCAAGCCAAAGGCAAAAGCGAGGCTGTACTGTTTTGCAATGCAAGAAAAGAAAAAACCGCCTTCTATGAAAAATTCGGTTTGGCATGCACCAGTCAAACTTTCCAAAAAGGCGGAATCGATTATGTGATTATGGAACGATCAATCGGGTAG